From Streptomyces asiaticus, one genomic window encodes:
- a CDS encoding malate dehydrogenase, translated as MTRTPVTVTVTGAAGQIGYALLFRIASGQLLGADVPVKLRLLEIPQGLKAAEGTAMELDDCAFPLLQGIDISDDPNVGFDGANVALLVGARPRTKGMERGDLLEANGGIFKPQGKAINDHAADDIKVLVVGNPANTNALIAQAAAPDVPAERFTAMTRLDHNRALSQLAKKTGAPVSEIKKLTIWGNHSATQYPDVFHAEVAGKNAAEVVSDEQWLADTFIPTVAKRGAAIIEARGASSAASAANAAIDHVHTWVNGTDADDWTSAGVVSDGSYGVPEGLISSFPVTAKNGKFEIVQGLDINEFSRSRIDASVKELEDEREAVRNLGLI; from the coding sequence ATGACCCGCACTCCCGTCACCGTCACCGTCACCGGCGCGGCCGGCCAGATCGGCTACGCGCTGCTCTTCCGCATCGCCTCCGGTCAGCTTCTCGGCGCGGACGTGCCGGTCAAACTGCGCCTCCTGGAGATCCCGCAGGGGCTGAAGGCCGCCGAGGGCACCGCGATGGAGCTCGACGACTGCGCCTTCCCGCTGCTCCAGGGCATCGACATCTCCGACGACCCGAACGTGGGCTTCGACGGTGCGAACGTCGCACTGCTGGTCGGCGCCCGCCCGCGCACCAAGGGCATGGAGCGCGGCGATCTGCTGGAGGCCAACGGCGGCATCTTCAAGCCGCAGGGCAAGGCCATCAACGACCACGCCGCGGACGACATCAAGGTCCTGGTCGTGGGCAACCCGGCCAACACCAACGCCCTCATCGCCCAGGCCGCCGCGCCGGACGTACCGGCCGAGCGCTTCACCGCGATGACCCGGCTGGACCACAACCGCGCGCTGTCGCAGCTGGCGAAGAAGACCGGCGCCCCGGTCAGCGAGATCAAGAAGCTGACCATCTGGGGCAACCACTCCGCCACCCAGTACCCGGACGTCTTCCACGCCGAGGTCGCGGGCAAGAACGCCGCCGAGGTCGTAAGCGACGAGCAGTGGCTGGCCGACACCTTCATCCCGACCGTCGCCAAGCGCGGTGCCGCGATCATCGAGGCGCGCGGCGCCTCCTCGGCCGCCTCCGCCGCCAACGCCGCCATCGACCACGTCCACACCTGGGTCAACGGCACCGACGCCGACGACTGGACCTCCGCCGGTGTGGTCTCCGACGGTTCGTACGGGGTGCCGGAGGGCCTGATCTCCTCGTTCCCGGTCACCGCGAAGAACGGGAAGTTCGAGATCGTCCAGGGCCTGGACATCAACGAGTTCTCGCGGTCCCGCATCGACGCGTCGGTGAAGGAGCTCGAGGACGAGCGCGAGGCCGTGCGGAACCTCGGCCTGATCTGA